GTTGTTTGTCGTTGTATATTATATCCAAACTTTAGTAagtatttatgattattacaCATTAGCCTTATTCTTACAtaactcttttgttttttaattcataacacattttaatttttagataaataatcGCAAAAAATGTCCCGCAAATTTGTCGTTGGTGGTAACTGGAAGATGAAtggagataaaaatatgataaatgaaattataaataatatgaagaAAGGTCCTTTGGATAAGGATGTTGaggtataaaatttaaatctttcttGCATAATGTACGATAAAAAGTTTCAAAGGCATTAAAGTGTTGGTATGACATTTTGACCTTGAGTGCTATTATTGTTGcacttgtaatttaaaagattaaagaaCCACTTTAGTGATTATGATCCAGTTATGTTTGTATTCTTACTATTTCACAGCTGTGGaacttcttttatttcatatatgtaagcacaatttttaatagacaaCTTTTGTACACAGGTTATCATTGGGGTACCTTCCATCTATCTTACTTATGTAAAGAGTATTGTACCCGATACAATCCAAGTTGCCGCCCAAAACTGCTGGAAAGTTCCAAAGGGTGCTTTCACaggtaaaaatgttttgccaTCACAGTAATACTTatcaatgtttatatttttaacttaattaaacttttatatgataatataTCATGCACTAGAAATTATTACTGCTTTgctttatttgattaattgcACTGCAAAAAATCTTTCTACTTTTTgcgaaagttttaataaaggtACTGATGTTTGCacttaacaaaaaagtaaCTAAGAAATCGTggactattaataaaataaacattccttTAAAATAAGGCTCTTTTTATACTACTGCTTTTGCATATCTCCACTGTTACATACTTTTTCTCCTCTCTCTTCTAAGCTTTTATGCCATATGTAGGTGGTcacctttttaatttattccactTTGCTTTATCCTTTACATCTTGATTTGTAACGTGGTAGTCGCCCATCTCTTTCAGACCCAAATCCCTTCACACCTACCTTTATCcttgttatactttttataaatgccaatgttttaattttttttttaataaataagtaagatttttaaatttctaaaaatcatccttatatgtgtatttttagGTGAAATTTCACCCGCTATGTTGAAAGACATTGGTGTTAACTGGGTTATCATTGGACATTCCGAACGCAGGACAATCTTTCATGAAAATGATAATCTCGTAGCTGAAAAAGTATGtattatatgaattttatactttgaaattaaatataaatctttatatttaatttttcatattttttcagGTGGCACATGCTCTTGAGTCTGGCATGAAAGTGATTGCTTGTATTGGTGAGACCTTGGAAGAAAGAGAGGCGGGAAAGACTGAAGAAGTTGTATTCAGGCAGACTCAGGCATTGGTGCCGGCTATTGGTGACAAATGGGCCAATGTTGTGCTTGCCTATGAACCGGTCTGGGCTATC
This DNA window, taken from Papilio machaon chromosome Z, ilPapMach1.1, whole genome shotgun sequence, encodes the following:
- the LOC106717012 gene encoding triosephosphate isomerase — its product is MSRKFVVGGNWKMNGDKNMINEIINNMKKGPLDKDVEVIIGVPSIYLTYVKSIVPDTIQVAAQNCWKVPKGAFTGEISPAMLKDIGVNWVIIGHSERRTIFHENDNLVAEKVAHALESGMKVIACIGETLEEREAGKTEEVVFRQTQALVPAIGDKWANVVLAYEPVWAIGTGKTASPQQAQEVHASLRNWLATNVSAEVADSVRIQYGGSVTAANAKELATCADIDGFLVGGASLKPEFVNIVNATK